The Bacteroidota bacterium DNA window CCAGTTTATTTTGAATCTGCTCATCGTTGTGTTTTGGTGGTTATTTTCGTGGTAAACTAAAACAATATTATGAATTTAGTTTGATTTTTCTATTAGTATCCTGATTGCTACCAAAATACGTTTTAATCGCACTTTTATTTGTTAAACCGATGTTAAACAATCATAAGTACCATTACTTTATGGAATTACCTACAGTTGAAGCATATCTTTCATTGTAAAGACTCCTTTTTTCCCTTGCAACCATTCTGCTGCTGTCAATGCACCGATTGCAAAACCTTGTCTGCTTAATGCCTTGTGTATAATTTCTATTTCATCAACATCAGAAAAATATTTCACGATATGAGTTCCGGGAATTTCATCTTCACGGGTTGAAAAGATCGGCAATTCGCCATCACTTTCAGCACCCATAGTCACACTTTCATCTGTTTTATAATTTACCCAGTGTTTTACTCTGTCAATATTGTCAATCACATCCTGGGCAATAGTAATTGCAGTTCCACTCGGTGAATCAAGTTTTTCAAGATGATGACTTTCATGAATAAGAACTTCGTCATACTGAGTTTGTGAATTCATCAGTTGCGCTAATTTTTTATTGACTTCAAAAAACAGGTTTACTCCGATGCTGTAATTGGCAGCATAGAAAAATGAACCTGCCGATTCTTTACAGTCTTTTGAAATTGCATCAAGCTGGTCATACCAGCCTGTTGTTCCACAAACGACAGGTACTCCGGCTTTAAAACACTTTCTGATATTCTCTGCAGCAGAATCCGGTCGCGAAAATTCGATTGCCACATCGGCACCTTTCAGATCACCTGTGTCGATATATTTTGAATTGTTTACATCAACACGTAATACGATCTGATGTCCGCGTCTTAAAGCGATTTGTTCAATGGTCTTACCCATTTTACCATAACCTATCAATGCAATTT harbors:
- the dapB gene encoding 4-hydroxy-tetrahydrodipicolinate reductase yields the protein MKIALIGYGKMGKTIEQIALRRGHQIVLRVDVNNSKYIDTGDLKGADVAIEFSRPDSAAENIRKCFKAGVPVVCGTTGWYDQLDAISKDCKESAGSFFYAANYSIGVNLFFEVNKKLAQLMNSQTQYDEVLIHESHHLEKLDSPSGTAITIAQDVIDNIDRVKHWVNYKTDESVTMGAESDGELPIFSTREDEIPGTHIVKYFSDVDEIEIIHKALSRQGFAIGALTAAEWLQGKKGVFTMKDMLQL